One stretch of Akkermansia massiliensis DNA includes these proteins:
- a CDS encoding winged helix-turn-helix transcriptional regulator produces MKKPSSSYRCPCGVTLSLIGGKYKIVILWHLYQKAPVRFNELHRLIPEATTKMFTQQLRELEADGLVERKAYPVIPPRVEYSLTAFGRSVLPVLEAMNEWGAAYLAARGE; encoded by the coding sequence ATGAAAAAGCCTTCATCCTCCTACCGTTGCCCCTGCGGCGTCACGCTTTCCCTGATCGGCGGGAAGTACAAGATTGTCATCCTCTGGCATCTTTACCAGAAGGCTCCCGTGAGGTTTAACGAGCTGCACCGCCTGATCCCGGAGGCCACCACCAAGATGTTCACCCAGCAGCTCCGGGAACTGGAGGCGGACGGATTAGTGGAACGCAAGGCGTACCCCGTCATTCCGCCCAGGGTGGAGTATTCCCTGACGGCCTTCGGCAGGAGCGTGCTGCCCGTACTGGAAGCCATGAATGAATGGGGCGCGGCCTACCTGGCCGCACGGGGGGAGTAG
- a CDS encoding sialate O-acetylesterase: MTYLLSFLFLCLVSVCSAKELKIFLLTGQSNSLGAVKGSPASPELLKKYEPKNTLYWHENFGQREGVFPGASTSWEQVRPAMPRYNGSLCMGPEYGFAFALEKNGWFRDADVAVVKASRDGGDNSHWQKNGQAYKALVQAVKNACAAVDKSKHSKVEFAGLLYLQGESNIGASVPESASRFLELLGNLAADLKPYGDTSALAAQRAVIGENANWAGKNESDPETGNVTGGLEGRDTEVQGKTTHQVMKELAASRPSLGYAPTRDLPKLTAGDQMGVHYNGQSQISIGARFAYEAARLAGKDAGSVRSGRYEAPLGSPDAWMNRKMPGKNVGVWNLASSVKPSIVSGVVKLFGIRVEDPAVNTVIIQSKGGGSGDRLALGPGGIRLAEGKNLQLETNVQLAGRQAWNIPGGSTVELKPSPVQDKAHPVRLSGQAEVQVVRAEGGGGAEGMARVVLERVLPASLKCSWILSGKVEMSLEGMEGQALNLGRVLVKDGAVLNLNGARLAAGSIVNQGGTVNP; the protein is encoded by the coding sequence ATGACCTATCTGCTGTCCTTCCTGTTCCTGTGCCTTGTTTCGGTATGCTCCGCAAAAGAATTGAAGATTTTTTTGCTGACGGGCCAATCCAATTCCCTGGGAGCCGTGAAGGGCAGTCCCGCTTCTCCGGAGTTGTTGAAGAAGTATGAGCCGAAGAATACGCTCTACTGGCATGAGAACTTCGGCCAGAGGGAAGGGGTGTTTCCCGGGGCCTCCACGTCCTGGGAGCAGGTACGGCCCGCCATGCCGCGGTATAACGGCAGTTTGTGCATGGGGCCGGAGTACGGGTTTGCCTTTGCGCTGGAGAAGAACGGATGGTTCAGGGATGCGGACGTGGCGGTCGTGAAGGCTTCCAGGGACGGCGGCGACAATTCCCACTGGCAAAAGAACGGCCAGGCTTACAAGGCGCTGGTGCAGGCCGTCAAAAACGCCTGTGCCGCGGTAGACAAGTCCAAGCACTCCAAAGTGGAGTTTGCCGGGCTGCTGTATTTGCAGGGGGAAAGCAATATCGGCGCTTCCGTGCCGGAGAGCGCTTCCCGTTTTCTGGAGCTTCTGGGCAATCTGGCGGCGGACTTGAAACCGTACGGGGATACGTCCGCCCTGGCCGCACAGAGAGCCGTCATTGGCGAGAATGCCAACTGGGCCGGAAAGAATGAAAGCGATCCGGAGACGGGCAATGTTACCGGCGGCCTGGAAGGGCGCGATACCGAAGTTCAGGGAAAAACGACCCACCAGGTGATGAAGGAGCTGGCCGCCTCCCGTCCGTCCCTGGGCTATGCCCCTACCAGGGACCTTCCCAAGCTGACTGCCGGCGACCAGATGGGGGTGCATTACAACGGCCAGTCCCAGATCAGCATCGGCGCGCGCTTTGCCTATGAAGCCGCCCGTCTGGCCGGGAAGGATGCCGGCTCCGTCCGCAGCGGCCGTTATGAGGCTCCTCTCGGTTCTCCGGATGCCTGGATGAATCGGAAAATGCCGGGGAAAAACGTAGGCGTGTGGAACTTGGCTTCTTCCGTAAAACCCAGCATTGTATCGGGCGTGGTGAAGCTGTTCGGCATCCGTGTGGAGGACCCCGCCGTTAATACCGTGATTATTCAGAGCAAAGGAGGGGGCTCCGGCGACCGTTTGGCGCTTGGGCCGGGAGGCATCCGTCTGGCGGAGGGGAAAAATTTGCAGTTGGAGACAAATGTACAGCTTGCGGGTCGTCAGGCCTGGAATATTCCGGGAGGCTCCACCGTGGAACTCAAGCCCTCGCCGGTCCAGGACAAAGCCCACCCCGTCCGCTTGTCCGGACAGGCGGAAGTGCAGGTGGTTCGTGCGGAAGGCGGAGGGGGAGCGGAGGGAATGGCCCGCGTCGTGTTGGAACGGGTGCTGCCCGCTTCCTTGAAATGTTCCTGGATCTTGTCCGGAAAGGTGGAAATGTCCCTGGAAGGAATGGAGGGGCAGGCCCTGAATCTGGGCAGAGTCCTCGTCAAAGACGGCGCTGTGTTGAATCTGAATGGCGCTAGGCTGGCTGCGGGCAGTATCGTCAATCAAGGCGGAACGGTGAACCCGTAA
- the clpB gene encoding ATP-dependent chaperone ClpB, with protein sequence MLNNLTTKFQEALMQAQQTAGRLGKPEISSLDVLVALLEQDGGILSPILRKASCDPGLLLQAAQREVSHEPTQSGATTQPQMGRDLATVMHAAEDERKKLKDDYLSVEHFMLGALDTQNKVHQLTDTFGLTKDNYLAAMKEVRGNQRVTDDNPEGKYQTLEKYGTDLTARARAGKIDPVIGRDTEIRRVLQILSRRTKNNPVLIGEPGVGKTAIAEGLARRIVNGDVPESMRNKRIVSLNIGSMLAGAKYRGEFEERLKSFLKEVTDSNGEIILFIDELHTIVGAGASEGAVDASNLLKPALARGELRTIGATTLDEYRKYIEKDAALERRFQPVMVSEPSVEDTIAILRGLKERYEVHHGVRITDAAIVAAATLSDRYISDRFLPDKAVDLVDEAAARLKIELDSMPTEIDQIEREAMQLEMERQALVKEEDADSKARLEKITKDLADLKEKSGSMIAKWKSEKDVLDAVRREQEKIEALKLESERAKRMGDLTRASEITYGELPEAERALTEGKEKLNKMQKEDGGLLKEEVTEGDIAKVVATWTGIPAARLQEGERAKLVHMEERLGARVIGQKQAVKAVSDAVRRARAGLQDENRPIGSFLFLGPTGVGKTELSKALAEFLFDNENAIVRIDMSEYMEKHSVARLIGAPPGYVGYEEGGQLSEAVRRRPYCVVLFDEIEKAHPDVFNVLLQVLDDGRITDGQGRTVDFRNTVIIMTSNIGSQYILNESNAEQREAKAMEALRGHFRPEFLNRIDEIIIFDRLTAEELKGIVDIQLQRVRKRLEAKGLFLRMTPEATALVADHGFDPVYGARPLKRAIQHDLLDPLSLKLLEGDFPEGTEIVVREKGGKLDFTKEKK encoded by the coding sequence ATGCTTAACAATCTAACAACAAAATTTCAGGAAGCGCTGATGCAGGCGCAGCAGACGGCAGGGCGGCTCGGAAAGCCGGAAATTTCCTCCCTGGACGTTCTGGTGGCGTTGCTGGAGCAGGACGGCGGAATTCTTTCCCCTATTCTCCGGAAGGCCTCTTGTGATCCGGGCCTGCTGTTGCAGGCCGCCCAGAGGGAAGTATCCCATGAACCCACCCAGAGCGGTGCTACCACGCAGCCCCAGATGGGCCGTGACCTGGCTACGGTGATGCACGCTGCCGAGGATGAACGCAAAAAGCTCAAGGATGACTACCTCAGCGTGGAGCACTTCATGCTGGGGGCTCTGGACACGCAGAACAAGGTGCACCAGTTGACGGACACCTTTGGACTGACCAAGGACAACTATCTGGCCGCCATGAAGGAAGTGCGCGGCAACCAGCGCGTGACGGACGACAACCCGGAAGGCAAATACCAGACGCTGGAAAAATACGGCACGGACCTGACGGCCCGCGCCCGCGCCGGCAAGATTGACCCCGTTATCGGCCGTGATACGGAAATCCGCCGCGTCCTCCAGATCCTTTCCCGCCGGACCAAGAACAACCCCGTGCTCATCGGGGAGCCCGGCGTGGGCAAGACCGCCATTGCAGAAGGCCTGGCGCGGCGCATTGTCAACGGTGACGTGCCGGAAAGCATGCGCAACAAGCGCATTGTGTCCCTCAACATCGGGTCCATGCTCGCGGGGGCCAAATACCGCGGCGAATTTGAAGAACGCTTGAAATCCTTCCTCAAGGAAGTGACGGACTCCAACGGCGAAATCATCCTGTTCATTGACGAACTGCACACCATCGTGGGCGCGGGCGCCAGTGAAGGGGCGGTGGACGCCTCCAACCTGCTTAAGCCCGCTCTGGCCCGTGGCGAACTGCGGACCATCGGCGCGACGACGCTGGACGAATACCGCAAATACATTGAAAAGGATGCGGCCCTGGAACGACGGTTTCAGCCTGTCATGGTGTCTGAACCCAGCGTGGAGGACACCATCGCCATTCTGCGCGGCCTGAAGGAACGTTATGAAGTTCACCACGGCGTGCGCATTACGGACGCCGCCATCGTGGCTGCCGCCACTCTTTCCGACCGTTATATCTCAGACCGTTTCCTGCCTGACAAGGCGGTGGACCTGGTGGACGAAGCAGCGGCCCGGCTCAAGATTGAGCTGGATTCCATGCCCACGGAAATCGACCAGATCGAACGTGAAGCCATGCAGCTTGAAATGGAACGGCAGGCCCTGGTGAAGGAAGAGGATGCCGACAGCAAGGCGCGTCTGGAAAAAATCACCAAGGATCTGGCGGACCTGAAGGAAAAATCCGGCTCCATGATTGCCAAGTGGAAAAGTGAAAAAGACGTTCTGGACGCCGTCCGCAGGGAACAGGAAAAAATAGAGGCCCTCAAGCTGGAAAGCGAAAGGGCCAAGAGAATGGGGGATCTGACCCGCGCTTCCGAAATCACGTACGGTGAACTTCCGGAAGCGGAACGCGCCCTGACGGAAGGCAAGGAAAAGCTCAACAAAATGCAGAAGGAGGACGGAGGCCTGCTCAAGGAGGAAGTCACGGAAGGGGACATCGCCAAGGTGGTGGCCACCTGGACCGGCATTCCCGCCGCGCGCCTGCAGGAAGGGGAGCGCGCCAAGCTGGTGCACATGGAAGAACGCCTGGGCGCCCGCGTGATCGGGCAGAAGCAGGCCGTCAAGGCCGTGTCCGACGCCGTGCGGCGCGCCCGCGCGGGATTGCAGGATGAAAACAGACCCATCGGCTCCTTCCTGTTCCTGGGCCCCACGGGCGTGGGCAAGACGGAGCTCAGCAAGGCGCTGGCGGAATTCCTCTTTGACAATGAAAACGCCATCGTGCGCATTGACATGTCCGAATACATGGAAAAGCACTCCGTGGCGCGCCTCATCGGGGCGCCTCCCGGATATGTGGGTTATGAAGAAGGCGGCCAGCTCTCTGAAGCCGTGCGCCGCCGTCCGTACTGCGTGGTCCTCTTTGATGAAATTGAAAAAGCCCATCCAGACGTCTTCAACGTGCTGCTCCAGGTATTGGATGACGGCCGCATCACGGACGGCCAGGGGCGTACGGTGGACTTCCGGAATACTGTCATCATCATGACCTCCAACATCGGCAGCCAGTACATCCTCAATGAATCCAACGCGGAACAGCGGGAAGCCAAGGCGATGGAAGCCCTGCGCGGCCACTTCCGCCCGGAATTCCTGAACCGCATTGATGAAATCATCATCTTTGACCGTCTGACGGCGGAGGAACTCAAAGGCATTGTGGACATCCAGCTCCAGCGCGTCCGCAAGCGCCTGGAAGCCAAGGGCCTGTTCCTGCGCATGACTCCGGAGGCTACGGCCCTGGTGGCGGACCATGGCTTTGACCCCGTCTATGGAGCGCGTCCCCTCAAGCGGGCCATTCAGCATGACCTGCTGGACCCCCTCAGCCTCAAGCTCCTGGAGGGCGACTTCCCGGAAGGGACGGAAATCGTGGTGCGGGAAAAGGGCGGCAAGCTGGACTTTACCAAGGAAAAGAAATAA
- a CDS encoding PEP-CTERM sorting domain-containing protein, with amino-acid sequence MINSTPGRTLTVGLTWYDGANSSTLASAYSPYFYYQSNGPQQVSTLVESVWRDGSTRTATGYDIYIQCNTSHLNSLYYETALPAEHTGKYDFQSILTHEIGHAAGFLSLATQTGTFQVQSGNASAAYSTMLYTRYDSLLTNQEGQSIVNKAGNGNTAFTLGETLSLGDTGLTAYNPATWQQGSSMAHIDSASDPDALMQYSISPDTYHRTLTDGEMELMRSMGWKMVPEPGTSTLSLLGLAVLALRRRRC; translated from the coding sequence TTGATCAATTCCACCCCGGGCAGAACACTTACTGTTGGCCTCACCTGGTACGACGGAGCCAATTCCTCCACTCTGGCCTCCGCCTATTCCCCTTACTTCTACTACCAGTCAAATGGACCGCAACAGGTTTCCACCCTGGTGGAGTCCGTCTGGCGCGATGGGAGCACGAGGACTGCAACGGGCTACGATATTTACATCCAGTGCAATACCTCTCATTTGAATTCTCTTTATTACGAGACCGCCTTACCGGCGGAGCATACGGGAAAATATGATTTTCAAAGCATCCTGACCCATGAGATAGGGCATGCCGCAGGGTTTCTTTCCCTGGCGACACAAACCGGTACCTTCCAGGTCCAGTCCGGGAATGCTTCAGCAGCTTACAGCACCATGCTGTACACCAGGTATGATTCCCTGTTAACCAACCAGGAAGGCCAATCCATCGTGAATAAGGCCGGAAACGGGAATACGGCATTTACACTTGGAGAAACCCTGTCCCTGGGCGATACGGGGCTCACCGCCTATAACCCCGCCACCTGGCAGCAAGGGTCCAGCATGGCCCACATCGACAGCGCGAGCGATCCGGACGCCCTCATGCAGTATTCCATTTCGCCGGATACCTACCACCGTACCCTGACGGATGGAGAAATGGAATTGATGCGTTCCATGGGCTGGAAGATGGTTCCGGAGCCCGGCACCTCCACGCTTTCCCTGCTGGGGCTGGCCGTGCTCGCTTTACGAAGACGCCGCTGCTGA
- a CDS encoding putative Ig domain-containing protein, with protein MIRLSFLPFLCSALLLVQTGASGKEMPSPYPAPEPGVRLTPPESPAPVLNEPRLFGARPGSPIQFAICASGERPMSFAAAKLPPGVKLDRETGVITGKISRPGTYAFPVQISNSHGKANGTITVRIGKEMCLTPPMGWSSWYSYSGGVSQENILKTARLLISSGLAQYGYRYVNIDDCWQGARGGKYRAIQPNKRFPDMKSMCREIHSLGLKAGIYSTPWMGTYAGYMGGTSPNPQGDYSSLALPESKRPQPDQLFGSCPGSQRLGAAKTGPVWMITQDARQWAEWGFDYVKMDWYLIDVPSTERIAADLKKSGRDIVLSVSNSTPFEIAGPISKTANVWRTTGDIEDHWGSLKKIASSQEKWQPYAGPGHWNDPDMLQIGRLGKVGKANTTFSPTRLTPDEQYFQMSFWAIISAPLIISCDLEHLDDFTRGILCNREVIAVNQTFHGPSEKVLSQDDGEVWIKPLGEGRTAVGFFNKSNKGQTIHVPLSRLKLKSPQNARDLWKQENAGTASREMKVRLNPHGAALFLLEGKR; from the coding sequence ATGATCCGTCTTTCTTTTCTTCCGTTCCTATGCTCCGCCCTGCTCCTGGTTCAAACGGGAGCCTCCGGCAAGGAGATGCCTTCCCCCTATCCCGCTCCGGAACCCGGCGTCCGCCTGACACCGCCGGAATCACCGGCTCCCGTGCTGAACGAACCGCGGCTTTTCGGCGCACGTCCCGGCTCCCCCATCCAGTTCGCCATCTGCGCCAGCGGAGAACGCCCCATGAGCTTTGCCGCCGCCAAATTGCCCCCCGGCGTGAAGCTGGACAGGGAAACCGGCGTCATCACCGGTAAAATCAGCCGTCCGGGAACTTATGCCTTTCCCGTGCAGATAAGCAACAGCCACGGCAAAGCGAACGGGACCATCACTGTCCGCATCGGGAAGGAGATGTGCCTGACTCCCCCCATGGGCTGGAGCAGCTGGTATTCCTACAGCGGCGGCGTGAGCCAGGAAAATATCCTGAAAACCGCCCGGCTGCTCATCAGTTCCGGGCTGGCCCAATACGGCTACCGCTATGTCAACATTGACGATTGCTGGCAAGGCGCCAGAGGCGGCAAGTACCGCGCCATCCAGCCCAACAAGCGTTTTCCGGATATGAAGTCCATGTGCCGTGAAATCCACAGCCTGGGACTGAAAGCGGGGATTTACTCAACCCCGTGGATGGGAACTTACGCCGGCTACATGGGAGGCACTTCCCCCAATCCGCAGGGAGATTATTCCTCCCTGGCCCTTCCTGAAAGCAAACGCCCGCAGCCCGATCAATTGTTCGGGAGCTGTCCGGGTTCCCAGCGGCTGGGAGCCGCCAAAACAGGCCCCGTATGGATGATTACCCAGGATGCCAGGCAGTGGGCGGAATGGGGGTTTGACTACGTCAAGATGGACTGGTACCTGATCGACGTGCCCAGCACGGAAAGAATCGCGGCGGATTTGAAAAAAAGCGGCAGGGATATTGTGCTGAGCGTTTCCAATTCCACCCCGTTCGAGATTGCCGGCCCCATCAGCAAAACGGCCAACGTCTGGCGCACGACGGGAGATATCGAAGACCACTGGGGCAGTTTGAAGAAGATCGCTTCCTCCCAGGAGAAATGGCAGCCCTATGCCGGACCGGGGCACTGGAATGATCCGGACATGCTTCAAATCGGCCGCCTGGGCAAGGTCGGAAAGGCGAATACCACATTCTCCCCCACCCGGCTGACTCCGGACGAGCAGTATTTCCAGATGTCCTTCTGGGCCATAATATCCGCCCCCCTGATTATTTCATGCGATCTGGAGCATCTGGACGATTTCACGCGGGGCATCCTGTGCAACCGGGAAGTGATCGCCGTCAACCAGACGTTTCACGGCCCTTCGGAAAAAGTCCTGTCCCAAGATGATGGAGAAGTATGGATCAAACCGCTGGGGGAAGGCCGTACCGCCGTCGGCTTTTTCAATAAAAGCAATAAAGGCCAGACCATTCATGTCCCCCTTTCCCGCCTCAAGCTGAAGTCTCCGCAAAACGCGCGCGACCTGTGGAAGCAGGAAAACGCCGGCACGGCAAGCCGGGAAATGAAGGTGCGGCTCAATCCCCACGGAGCGGCCCTGTTTCTTCTGGAAGGCAAAAGATAG
- a CDS encoding nitroreductase family protein, whose product MKLTIDQDKCIHCHLCEKACFLTRFCGFDSLEGAAEQYCIGCGHCVAVCPRQAITHSGVKSTEPIGPVPGEAEVLNLLMKTRSVRHFKPDPVSRETWNVLRRAAEYSQSGLNAQSIRLTAVEDPDTLSGIRKALLRMYDKLERLAAFPVTRLAARLALSPQDYHAVISETATQPLRRQAEERGEDPVLYGAPALLLLTGPASQTAREDATVLSHNIMMALTALGLGSCYMGGLVLGCRVFKYKPLLRALDLPKGHAVHQALVLGTPTVQLKRMPERKRRKIRFR is encoded by the coding sequence ATGAAACTGACCATCGACCAAGACAAGTGCATCCACTGCCATTTATGTGAAAAAGCCTGCTTCCTGACCCGCTTCTGCGGCTTCGATTCCCTGGAAGGAGCTGCGGAACAATACTGCATCGGCTGCGGCCATTGCGTAGCCGTCTGCCCGCGGCAGGCCATTACCCACTCCGGAGTAAAAAGCACGGAACCCATAGGCCCCGTTCCGGGCGAAGCGGAAGTGCTGAACCTGCTGATGAAAACCAGGAGCGTGCGGCACTTCAAACCGGACCCCGTCAGCCGGGAAACGTGGAACGTCCTGCGCCGCGCGGCGGAATACTCCCAGTCCGGCCTGAACGCCCAGAGCATCCGCCTGACGGCGGTGGAAGACCCGGATACCCTCTCCGGCATCAGAAAGGCCCTGCTCCGCATGTACGACAAGCTGGAAAGGCTGGCCGCCTTCCCCGTCACCCGCCTGGCCGCCCGGCTAGCCCTCTCCCCGCAGGATTACCACGCCGTCATCTCTGAAACCGCTACGCAACCCCTGCGCAGGCAGGCGGAGGAACGGGGGGAAGACCCCGTACTGTACGGCGCCCCGGCCCTGCTCCTGCTGACCGGCCCGGCGTCACAAACCGCGCGGGAAGACGCTACGGTCCTCTCCCATAATATCATGATGGCCCTGACCGCGCTGGGGCTGGGGAGCTGCTACATGGGCGGCCTGGTCCTGGGATGCAGGGTTTTCAAGTACAAGCCGCTTCTCCGCGCCCTGGATTTGCCGAAAGGCCACGCGGTCCATCAGGCCCTTGTGCTGGGGACGCCCACCGTACAGCTCAAACGCATGCCGGAACGGAAGCGCCGTAAAATCAGGTTCCGGTAA
- the nrdR gene encoding transcriptional regulator NrdR, translating into MRCVQCGHLEDKVIDSRMSKDGTTIRRRRVCLRCDYRYTTYEQIERTELRVVKRDNLREALNREKILRGLVKACEKRPVSMDRLDRAVEEIISELHRDHLREVPSSEIGKKVIEKLYAIDPVAYIRYVSVYRQFSNVEEFIQEITQMRHQTLIDPLQRKLPIL; encoded by the coding sequence ATGAGATGCGTTCAGTGCGGTCATTTGGAGGATAAGGTCATTGACTCCCGTATGTCCAAGGACGGGACGACCATCCGCCGCCGCCGCGTGTGCCTGAGGTGCGATTACCGTTACACGACCTATGAGCAGATTGAACGTACGGAGCTGCGCGTTGTAAAAAGAGACAACCTGCGGGAGGCCCTGAACCGCGAGAAGATTTTGCGCGGCTTGGTGAAGGCCTGTGAAAAGAGGCCCGTGAGCATGGACCGCTTGGACCGCGCCGTGGAAGAAATTATTTCCGAATTGCACCGCGACCATTTGCGCGAAGTTCCCTCCAGCGAGATCGGCAAGAAAGTGATTGAAAAACTTTACGCCATCGATCCCGTCGCCTACATCCGCTACGTGTCCGTGTACCGCCAGTTTTCCAATGTGGAGGAGTTCATCCAGGAGATCACGCAGATGCGCCACCAGACGCTGATTGATCCTCTCCAGCGCAAGCTTCCCATCCTTTAA
- the kdpC gene encoding potassium-transporting ATPase subunit KdpC, with protein MKWTFPNLRLFLALAVVTGGIYPLAVTLVSLILFPHQAHGSLIRNERGEVIASELIAQPFTSARYFWPRPSAGDYATMPSGASNLSWTSGELVRTVAERKAALLKAHNLPQETPVPADLLFASGSGLESCISPEAAEFQAARVAAARKLPLEKVRRLVAEHLIPGGILGENVINVMTLNAALDTLPPS; from the coding sequence ATGAAATGGACATTTCCCAATCTGCGCCTGTTTCTGGCGCTGGCCGTCGTCACCGGCGGCATTTATCCCCTGGCTGTCACGCTTGTCAGCCTGATTCTGTTCCCCCATCAGGCGCACGGCTCCCTGATCCGGAATGAACGGGGGGAAGTCATCGCCTCGGAGCTCATCGCCCAGCCCTTCACTTCCGCCAGGTACTTCTGGCCCAGGCCCTCCGCCGGGGACTACGCCACCATGCCTTCCGGTGCCAGCAACCTCTCCTGGACCTCCGGAGAACTGGTCAGGACGGTGGCGGAGCGCAAGGCGGCCCTGCTGAAAGCCCACAACCTGCCGCAGGAAACGCCTGTTCCGGCAGATCTCCTGTTCGCTTCTGGAAGCGGTCTGGAATCCTGCATTTCCCCGGAAGCGGCGGAATTCCAGGCGGCCCGCGTGGCGGCGGCCCGCAAGCTGCCACTGGAAAAAGTAAGGCGATTGGTGGCGGAACACCTCATTCCGGGCGGCATCCTGGGGGAAAACGTAATCAACGTGATGACGCTGAACGCCGCCCTGGATACATTGCCCCCCAGTTAG